The stretch of DNA GTGCGGCGACCGGCGCGCTCGACAGGCCCGAACGGCCCGAACCCGGGAAACTGAACACCTGACCCTGCGTCCGCGAAACGCTTTCGCTGGGCGATTTGGCGGCTTCGGCGGCATCGATACCCGTGGCGACGACGGAAACGCGAATCTTGCCCTCCAGATCGTCGTTGAAGGCGCTGCCCCAGATGATGTTGGCGTCCTCGTCGACCAGTTCCTTGATGTGGCTGGCGGCCTCGTCGACCTCCATCAGCTTCATGTCCATGCCGCCGGTGATCGAGATGATGACGCCCTTCGCGCCCTTCATTGAAACGCCGTCGAGCAGCGGGTTGCTGATGGCCTTTTCGGCGGCCTCGATGGCGCGGTTCTCGCCCTCGGCCTCGCCGGTGCCCATCATCGCCTTGCCCATCTCGCCCATCACGCTGCGAACGTCGGCGAAATCGAGGTTGATGAGGCCGGGCATGACCATGAGGTCGGTGATGCCGCGCACGCCCTGCTGCAGCACCTCGTCGGCCATTTCGAAGGCTTCCTTGAAGGTGGTGTCGGGGGTCGCGAGGCGGAACAGGTTCTGGTTGGGAATGACGATCAGCGTATCGACGTGCTGCTGCAGTTCCTCGATGCCGCTGTCGGCGGCACGACCGCGGCGCGATCCCTCGAAGGCGAACGGCTTGGTCACGACCCCAACGGTCAGGATCCCCTTGGCGCGCGCGGCCTTGGCGATGACGGGTGCGGCGCCGGTCCCGGTGCCCCCGCCCATGCCGGCGGCGACGAAGACCATGTGGCTACCGTCCAGCGCCTGCTCGATATCCTCGATCGTTTCCTCGGCCGCCGCACGGCCGATCTCGGGCCGCGAACCGGCACCCAGACCCTGCGTGATCTTGAGGCCGAGCTGCAACCGCGTCGAGGCGGTCGAATTGTTCAACGCCTGCGCGTCGGTGTTGGCGACCAGGAAATCGACCCCCTGAACATCGGCGTCCATCATGTTGGCGATGGCGTTGCCGCCGGCGCCGCCGACCCCGATCACGCTGATGCGCGGGCGCAGTTCGTCCACGTCGGGCCGTTGGAAATCGATGCTCATTCTGGTGTCTCCCCGGTTCAGCCAAGCTGTTGAATCTCGCCCGTGAATCTTTGCACATCGCGCGACTCCGCCAAAGCGAAAAATGCCTCGGCCCAGCAATTAGTGAAGAAATGATTCAGGATGGGACGATTGATCGAGTCGCTGATTCTTTTTCGGTTGATCAATCGCCCTTCAACGCGGCGATAAGCCGTCCGACCAGCCCCTGTCCCCGCCGCCGCCGTGCGCCCGCCGCCGCCATGTCGGCCTGACCGCCCAACCCGTCCTCGTGGGCGATCATCAGCAGCCCGACCAATGTCGAGAAGCCGGGCCCGGCCTGCGCCTCGGGCAGGCC from Sphingomicrobium sp. XHP0239 encodes:
- the ftsZ gene encoding cell division protein FtsZ, with amino-acid sequence MSIDFQRPDVDELRPRISVIGVGGAGGNAIANMMDADVQGVDFLVANTDAQALNNSTASTRLQLGLKITQGLGAGSRPEIGRAAAEETIEDIEQALDGSHMVFVAAGMGGGTGTGAAPVIAKAARAKGILTVGVVTKPFAFEGSRRGRAADSGIEELQQHVDTLIVIPNQNLFRLATPDTTFKEAFEMADEVLQQGVRGITDLMVMPGLINLDFADVRSVMGEMGKAMMGTGEAEGENRAIEAAEKAISNPLLDGVSMKGAKGVIISITGGMDMKLMEVDEAASHIKELVDEDANIIWGSAFNDDLEGKIRVSVVATGIDAAEAAKSPSESVSRTQGQVFSFPGSGRSGLSSAPVAAPRSPMTAEAERSDASSSEDASDDLLDLTDAMAQPADDRDEIAATANDREEDTLDLESDDILTSPVISAPIAPPAEDEEEAEAAETIDTPSLLADKGSARPNPIPAPPPSGGGTLFERMSNIARGAAATGEDDGPGFGSKDMDIPSFLNRQNK